In one Zalophus californianus isolate mZalCal1 chromosome 10, mZalCal1.pri.v2, whole genome shotgun sequence genomic region, the following are encoded:
- the BOLA2B gene encoding bolA-like protein 2, with product MELSAEYLREKLQRDLEAEHVEVEDTTPNRCASSFRVLVVSAKFEGKPLLQRHRLVNTCLAEELLHIHAFEQKTLTPEQWAREQQK from the exons ATGGAACTCAGCGCCGAGTACCTTCGGGAGAAGCTGCAGCGGGACCTGGAGGCAGAGCATGTG GAAGTCGAGGACACGACTCCCAACCGTTGCGCGTCCAGCTTCCGAGTCCTGGTGGTGTCGGCCAAGTTCGAGGGGAAGCCACTGCTTCAGAGACACCG GCTGGTGAACACGTGCCTAGCGGAAGAGCTTCTGCACATTCATGCCTTTGAGCAGAAAACCCTGACCCCAGAGCAGTGGGCCCGTGAGCAGCAGAAATAA
- the SLX1A gene encoding structure-specific endonuclease subunit SLX1 isoform X2, which translates to MGPAGDAARPGRFFGVYLLYCLNPRHRGRVYVGFTVDPARRVRQHNGGRKKGGAWRTSGRGPWEMVLIVHGFPSAVAALRFEWAWQHPHASRRLAHVGPRLRSEAAFVFHLRVLAHMLRAPPWARLPLTVRWLRADFRRELCPPPPPHMPLAFGPPPPGASATRRRAGPLADPESEPDQDAEASCALCARSFQDEEGPLCCPHPGCHLRAHMICLAEEFLQEEPGQLLPLEGQCPGA; encoded by the exons ATGGGCCCTGCGGGGGACGCGGCGAGGCCCGGGCGCTTCTTCGGCGTCTACCTGCTCTACTGCCTGAACCCTCGGCACCGGGGTCGCGTCTACGTGGGGTTCACCGTCGACCCTGCTCGTCGGGTCCGGCAGCACAACGGGGGCCGCAAAAAAGGCGGGGCCTGGCGGACCAGCGGACGCGGGCCCTG GGAGATGGTGCTTATCGTGCACGGCTTCCCTTCCGCCGTGGCCGCCCTTCGG TTCGAGTGGGCCTGGCAGCACCCGCACGCCTCGCGCCGCCTGGCGCACGTGGGCCCGCGCCTGCGCAGCGAGGCCGCCTTCGTTTTCCACCTGCGCGTGCTGGCGCACATGCTGCGCGCGCCGCCCTGGGCGCGCCTCCCGCTCACCGTGCGCTGGCTGCGCGCCGACTTCCGACGTGAGCTgtgcccgccgccgccgccgcacaTGCCGCTGGCCTTCGGGCCTCCGCCGCCCGGCGCCTCGGCGACGAGGCGCCGAGCCGGCCCCTTAGCTGACCCGGAGTCCGAGCCCGACCAAGACGCCGAGGCCAGCTGCGCCCTGTGCGCGCGCTCCTTCCAG GATGAAGAGGGCCCCCtgtgctgcccccaccccggctGCCACCTAAGAGCCCACATGATCT